A window of the Ipomoea triloba cultivar NCNSP0323 chromosome 14, ASM357664v1 genome harbors these coding sequences:
- the LOC116004745 gene encoding D-aminoacyl-tRNA deacylase: protein MVTLVVATTTDPASNGPATALLSMPGWTPGPNFDGVIRTFICGHLRLLQHDKGIVEEDDLDLRWEKATAEPVDEVIFLSKHTAVSNRPALTIHPIGVPHLKKGDVPPQGGRPGWAAPPNPRMGPWLILLKKIAQSHNLLPEFEITMEATHHGPVTTKPTMFIEIGSTEEYWKRQDAARVVALLIWEGHGLGEGSAIGTWDSCTTPKNKVLLGLGGGHYVPRHMDIIQKDGCWVGHLLSGYALPMEDPGQSKVKAEDIGGTWRQAIKAAFDATREAFPGGEILAHLDQKSFKGWQKNAITEYLASQNIKVGKPSDFC from the exons ATGGTGACATTAGTGGTGGCGACGACGACGGATCCGGCGTCAAATGGCCCGGCGACGGCGCTGCTATCCATGCCGGGTTGGACTCCCGGACCCAATTTTGACGGGGTCATTAGAACCTTCATTTGTGGCCACCTCAGATTGCTCCAACACGACAAAGGAATCGTCGAAGAGGATGACTTGGATCTTCGCTGGGAAAAGGCCACTGCTGAGCCCGTCGACGAGGTCATCTTCCTCAGTAAACACACCGCCGTCTCTAACCGCCCCGCCCTCACCATTCACCCCATCG GAGTTCCCCATTTAAAAAAGGGCGATGTTCCGCCGCAAGGAGGGAGACCGGGATGGGCGGCGCCCCCAAATCCTAGGATGGGTCCTTGGTTGATTCTCTTGAAGAAGATTGCTCAGTCTCATAATCTGCTTCCTGAGTTTGAG ATTACTATGGAGGCTACTCATCATGGACCTGTCACTACCAAGCCCACAATGTTTATTGAGATAG ggaGTACGGAGGAGTACTGGAAGAGGCAGGATGCTGCTCGTGTTGTTGCTTTA CTAATTTGGGAAGGACATGGGCTAGGAGAAGGCTCTGCTATTGGCACTTGGGACAG CTGCACGACACCAAAGAATAAAGTTCTTCTCGGACTTGGTGGAGGGCATTATGTTCCCAGGCATATGGACATTATCCA GAAAGACGGTTGTTGGGTAGGTCATCTCCTGTCTGGATATGCCTTGCCGATGGAAGATCCTGGACAGTCGAAAGTGAAGGCAGAAGATATCGGAGGCACTTGGCGACAAGCGATTAAAGCGGCTTTTGACGCCACGAGGGAAGCTTTCCCTGGCGGTGAAATCTTGGCTCATCTTGATCAGAA GAGCTTCAAGGGCTGGCAGAAGAACGCCATCACCGAGTACTTAGCTTCGCAAAACATTAAGGTGGGCAAGCCAAGTGACTTCTGCTGA
- the LOC116004746 gene encoding ubiquinol-cytochrome-c reductase complex assembly factor 1-like yields the protein MLPRWSRAVTRLSRINAQKYMERGNFCALWSRGHSKFAAVAAESTQKSCDTKTEVNLNKMFWSKPSSLALPPGSPQRIEEPQYEGIKHFILKLMLFYSKQSTAIRGANAMYCRITRQVDRHAIYDVFSLEKTFRTTFSLLVLHMWLYLRRLKEEGKDGSELGQYLYEIYNHDLELRVSKAGVNLLLSKWMKELEKIFYGNIVAYDAAILPEAKQDELPNVIWRNVFSDDDTLTPDGPALLPVQAMSRYVRREAKCLSLTDKAAVFSGNFMFTSLEGIKS from the exons ATGCTGCCGAGATGGAGCAGAGCTGTTACCCGTTTGAGTAGGATTAACGCACAGAAGTACATGGAAAGGGGAAATTTCTGTGCTTTATGGAGTCGAGGGCATTCAAAGTTTGCAGCGGTAGCTGCAGAATCCACCCAGAAAAGTTGCGACACTAAAACTGAG gtaaatttaaataagatGTTTTGGTCTAAACCTTCTTCACTAGCTTTGCCCCCTGGTTCGCCACAAAGGATAGAAGAGCCACAATATGAGGGTATCAAGCACTTTATCCTCAAATTGATGCTGTTTTACAGTAAACAAAGCACAGCCATACGAGGGGCAAATGCTATGTACTGCCGCATTACTCGTCAAGTTGATAGACATGCTATATATGACG TATTTAGCTTGGAAAAAACATTTAGAACAACATTCTCCTTGCTTGTACTTCATATGTGGCTATACTTGCGTCGCttgaaagaagaaggaaaggaTGGGTCTGAGCTGGGACAATATTTGTATGAGATATACAATCATGATCTGGAATTGAGAGTTTCTAAGGCTGGG GTCAACTTATTGTTGAGTAAATGGATGAAGGAATTAGAGAAGATATTTTATGGAAACATTGTAGCTTATGATGCTGCCATTCTTCCTGAGGCAAAGCAGGATGAGTTGCCAAATGTGATTTGGAG GAATGTATTCTCTGATGATGACACATTAACACCTGATGGTCCTGCCTTGCTTCCTGTCCAG GCTATGTCAAGGTATGTTCGTCGAGAAGCCAAGTGTCTATCATTGACAG ATAAAGCCGCTGTGTTTTCTGGGAACTTCATGTTCACCTCGTTGGAAGGAATAAAAAGCTGA